The Pseudomonas sp. TH06 genome has a window encoding:
- a CDS encoding DUF6543 domain-containing protein encodes MQLPEGQQPAAPIDTSDAQHPDEHYLTLKESIPDWLGSASPTKRQALRSIQPALPASLQAASAVQHQQLQALNAAHWRAQSAVDQQLEHLQDTNAFAEPLLKAALKNACGLDLDVRKTFLRLYVPATTPWFSIKTGGARAWTVSLLDAALHNFEDAETKDDAYERASTFITQPTASGQFESLPAVNSKLSITTFIKLCRTLDIGAQYQTYLREQLGFNDATAAAALQQKVTTSQQAALNAALQWARMSGDISETCFRLINGLLDGVHGMRLNGQTLLCHDMSMMAAPLTGILVFAPDAYTPRHISRIVAYVPDDPEHPIKEYASSADMEAELTRQLRATDYQRFFSRFIDQERIGFFFADLQQRLVQIKWHKPEPGSSQPAWRETPVDKPDLQLVSAPLTAELWRHLYQAKLNKILNDAKVIAIPTATVDSRARWARWDSLVNIVTSIIETAAFVIAPFVPGLGELMMSYMAWQLLNEAFEGIIDWTQAKTREAFEHLMGTVETLIQLGAFAAGGMIGIGEYRKVLPKEIVAFIDRFIPMERPGTSARYWDPDLSRYEHNAPPAKDSRPDARGLHAHQGKQLLALENAHYAVSEDAIPGQFRIDHPTRPEAYKPLLRHNGEGAWHSELEQPLAWDQTTALRRIGHSLESFEPARQERILHVSGYNEDALRKMHVDQESVPPLLADTIKRFKIDQDLQVLIEQLDSAEHYRDADPLTQLQLLTEHGAWPSEKRLCYFDSEGELIWQSSGDEALPVITVRQNSLQETDVLKSLLESLDEHDIKALLGESFGGPTLALDVRTQTLSRQLSQLARQHRIALFESRYQQLETTTDPLAAPIREYQPLLPSSVTRELLDTASTAELLSISEGQLPERQQQLVQQASEQVRISRAYEGLELDSVNNADSDTLALHSLQRLPGWSGQLRIEIRDGFYEGSILDSTGPAEAREQKVLVRKTDGRYQPYDDRGQELSAPGDFYCSLLHALPDAERQALDLHIGDADRLKQAIRTNPLERSELRVAMAQPPLPEPLIDTLRLVGVEGYRPLFREQPHTLEERVREIYPSDSLADVQAFIEEHQGLPGGVRGELSRLNLEYRKLCDDLRVWQLEVPASDPQTGLPLTPIQRRAALQSRSVLRTLIQRCWRKQTRGPAGYMLQITDPIIGHLPVLEADFGHITTLAINGSKSTRGLEPFLQRFPKLMYLDVQTANLPQLPPALTTMPVLRHLILRDCSLQLGAADQTLLASLPELSFLDLQDNPLGTAPDIQPMTSLRFINLNNTGIAEPPANLLHHPRLVTGKFAGNRISEMPDALFTLNSLLSDGFDFADNPLSPTSRERVKAHYQRTSKHFGVLPEAADINRTTALFPELDPAQATDVVYQLPGTLEQGRTQLSRWEAEISQMKADLALWSRDIPKRDPLTGQLLNLNEQSSELMFRERFAQTLEQFWGRRTAHQPSVRSKLLEANLEFMGDLPTLAADFSHVTSLSLTGNKSVSAVTPFLQRFQNLEALHLLHFDLEPVSTSLINLPRLGTLELKDCGVVMTPENQAALCALSQLETLELSNNPLGTLPDLNLLPQLSYLDVANTGLSTMPNGVIDHPHLRTLIFSGNAFTELPAALFELPSNRSDGFDFADNPLTPDTREQIKTYYRKTGNDFDVLADAADIALARELFPSLDAQEASDMIYDLPGTLSDGHLHLGRWQTELDTMRSQLASWASQVPIHHPVTGEVLTAIEVFDQYAVRLSFKQKLEEFWAHRSALTGARDVDFSTSLPFLGDMPVLTTDFGHVSDLALKGNPALRGIESFLELFPNVQTLEMRDFALAELPTPIGRMSELKDLTLHNCQFTLTTDGQTTLTALNALERLDLSQNPLTLAPDLAAMPKLNDVRLSNCAITQLPKGLADHPNLRTVLLDNNRITELPAALFQMDLDLADGVDLYGNPLSAASRERIKGFYLKHGSDLGIAADPADVARARALFPVLQDGDASHMLYSLPGTLEAGRAQLLRWESEIARINHDLRAWTEAIAETDPQTGQALSADEIASERSARQEFSSKLQQFWRQRRADKLDLRSNTFVADLTFSGDLPALSADFSHVTQLSLQGKSTHNVPDAFLNCFPGLSGLELRNFALGRLPQALTRMPLLQTLVLSKCGVVFDAQAQVVLAGLPRLTMLDLYRNPLDVVPDLSPLKALTYVDLAGTGINSVPVGLTQLADLETALLNDNQITLLPDALYNLPNTISKGIDLDNNPLSSATREQIKVYFQRTGSDLCVLADRADINLAHALYPQLSETQASNLVYGLPGTFADGSLELTRRQTELDTLGRDLEAWMNSAVLDPVTQLPLEVEPLLQEQYKRMQLKVSLEDAWRRKSSATQSEFALNLEMSFIGDLPTLRADFGHVLELELNSTAAIAPRAQGWLARFPNLLSLKMGGIQLNSIPVEVFGLEKLTRLNLPECNISLTEEAATALGALEDLQNLNLRNNPLGRAPDIDRMKQLSHLDLSNTGLTETWPALFERISLSHVDLSDNAISELPLELLRGDHRLSADFNFSGNPLSELARQRLADYAQVREARLDAPRLWRQQIAELDDDFDSSSSIASDEASESLPSLD; translated from the coding sequence ATGCAATTGCCTGAAGGACAGCAACCGGCAGCCCCGATCGATACGAGCGACGCGCAACATCCCGACGAACACTACCTGACCCTGAAAGAGTCGATTCCCGACTGGCTCGGCAGCGCCTCGCCGACCAAACGCCAGGCATTGCGCAGCATCCAGCCCGCACTCCCGGCCTCACTACAAGCTGCGTCAGCCGTGCAGCACCAGCAATTGCAGGCACTGAATGCCGCACACTGGCGCGCGCAAAGCGCGGTCGATCAACAACTCGAACACCTGCAAGACACCAACGCCTTCGCCGAACCGCTGCTCAAAGCAGCACTGAAAAACGCATGCGGTCTGGACCTGGACGTCAGGAAGACCTTCCTGCGCCTCTACGTTCCCGCGACGACGCCATGGTTTTCGATCAAAACCGGCGGCGCCCGCGCCTGGACGGTCTCGCTGCTCGACGCCGCACTGCACAATTTCGAAGACGCCGAAACCAAAGATGACGCCTATGAGCGTGCATCCACCTTCATCACCCAACCCACCGCCAGCGGGCAGTTCGAATCGCTGCCAGCAGTCAACAGCAAACTGAGCATTACCACCTTCATCAAGCTGTGCAGAACGCTGGATATCGGCGCCCAATACCAGACGTATCTGCGAGAACAACTCGGCTTCAACGACGCGACCGCTGCTGCCGCGCTACAACAGAAAGTGACCACGAGCCAGCAAGCAGCCCTTAACGCCGCCCTGCAATGGGCGCGCATGAGCGGCGACATCAGCGAGACCTGCTTTCGCCTGATCAACGGGTTGCTCGATGGCGTGCACGGCATGCGGCTCAACGGCCAGACGCTGCTGTGTCACGACATGTCGATGATGGCAGCGCCGCTGACCGGCATTCTGGTCTTCGCTCCGGATGCCTACACGCCCCGCCACATCAGTCGGATCGTCGCCTACGTCCCGGATGACCCGGAGCACCCGATCAAGGAATACGCGTCCTCGGCAGACATGGAAGCCGAACTCACCCGCCAGTTGCGGGCGACAGACTACCAGCGCTTCTTCAGCCGCTTTATCGATCAGGAACGCATCGGCTTCTTCTTTGCCGACCTGCAGCAGCGCCTGGTTCAAATCAAATGGCACAAGCCCGAACCGGGCAGTTCGCAACCCGCGTGGCGAGAAACGCCCGTCGACAAACCGGACTTGCAACTGGTCAGCGCACCACTCACCGCCGAGCTGTGGCGACACCTTTATCAGGCAAAACTGAACAAGATTCTCAACGACGCCAAAGTGATCGCCATTCCCACCGCAACGGTCGATAGCAGAGCCCGTTGGGCGCGCTGGGATTCCCTGGTGAACATCGTGACCTCGATCATCGAAACGGCTGCCTTCGTGATCGCGCCGTTCGTGCCGGGGCTGGGCGAGTTGATGATGAGCTACATGGCCTGGCAACTGCTCAACGAAGCCTTCGAAGGCATCATCGACTGGACGCAGGCGAAAACCCGCGAAGCGTTCGAACACCTGATGGGCACGGTCGAAACCCTGATTCAACTGGGTGCCTTTGCCGCTGGCGGCATGATCGGCATCGGCGAGTACCGCAAGGTCCTGCCCAAGGAAATCGTTGCATTCATTGATCGCTTCATACCGATGGAGCGGCCCGGGACCTCTGCCCGCTACTGGGACCCGGACCTGAGCCGCTACGAGCACAACGCCCCTCCTGCCAAAGACTCCCGTCCCGACGCGCGCGGCCTGCATGCGCATCAGGGCAAACAGCTGTTGGCGCTGGAAAACGCCCACTACGCGGTCAGCGAAGACGCGATCCCCGGTCAGTTCCGCATTGACCACCCGACGCGGCCCGAGGCTTACAAACCGCTGCTGCGGCACAACGGCGAAGGCGCCTGGCACAGCGAACTCGAACAGCCACTGGCGTGGGACCAGACCACAGCTTTGCGCCGGATCGGCCATTCGCTCGAATCCTTCGAACCGGCTCGGCAAGAACGCATTCTGCACGTCAGCGGCTACAACGAAGACGCCCTGCGCAAAATGCACGTTGATCAGGAAAGCGTTCCGCCGCTGCTGGCTGACACCATCAAACGCTTCAAAATCGACCAGGACCTGCAAGTCCTCATCGAACAACTGGACAGCGCCGAGCACTACCGCGATGCCGACCCTCTGACGCAACTGCAACTGCTGACAGAACACGGCGCATGGCCGAGCGAGAAACGGCTGTGCTACTTCGACAGCGAGGGTGAGTTGATCTGGCAATCATCCGGTGACGAAGCGTTGCCAGTGATCACGGTTCGGCAAAACAGCCTGCAAGAGACTGACGTGCTGAAAAGCTTGCTTGAGTCCCTCGATGAGCACGACATCAAAGCGCTGCTGGGAGAATCGTTCGGCGGCCCGACGCTTGCACTCGATGTGCGCACCCAGACATTGAGCCGGCAACTGAGCCAGCTCGCCCGACAACACCGCATCGCCCTGTTCGAGTCCCGCTATCAGCAACTGGAGACCACGACAGACCCGCTGGCCGCGCCGATCCGCGAGTATCAACCGCTGCTGCCGAGCAGCGTCACTCGCGAATTGCTCGACACCGCCAGCACCGCGGAGCTACTGAGCATCAGCGAAGGGCAACTGCCCGAACGTCAGCAGCAACTGGTGCAGCAGGCCAGTGAGCAAGTGCGCATCAGCCGTGCTTATGAAGGCCTGGAACTGGACTCAGTCAACAATGCGGATTCCGACACCCTCGCCCTGCACAGCCTGCAACGTTTGCCCGGATGGAGCGGACAACTGCGCATCGAAATCCGCGACGGCTTTTATGAAGGCTCGATACTCGACAGCACCGGCCCGGCCGAGGCTCGCGAGCAAAAAGTATTGGTGCGTAAAACCGATGGCCGCTATCAGCCCTATGACGATCGCGGCCAGGAACTGAGCGCCCCCGGCGACTTCTATTGCAGCCTCCTCCACGCCTTGCCGGATGCCGAGCGCCAGGCGCTGGACCTGCACATCGGCGACGCCGACAGGCTCAAACAGGCGATTCGGACAAACCCGCTGGAGCGTAGCGAACTGCGCGTGGCAATGGCCCAGCCGCCGCTGCCGGAACCGCTGATCGACACTTTGCGTCTGGTCGGCGTGGAAGGTTATCGCCCGTTGTTCCGCGAGCAGCCGCACACGCTGGAGGAGCGAGTACGCGAGATCTACCCCAGCGATTCACTGGCCGATGTACAGGCCTTTATTGAAGAACACCAAGGGCTTCCCGGCGGGGTACGCGGCGAACTCTCGCGCCTCAATCTTGAGTACCGAAAGCTCTGCGACGACCTGCGCGTCTGGCAGCTCGAAGTGCCGGCCAGCGATCCGCAGACCGGTCTGCCGCTGACGCCGATTCAGCGTCGTGCGGCGCTGCAAAGCCGTTCGGTATTGAGAACCCTGATTCAGCGTTGCTGGCGCAAACAGACCCGCGGACCTGCCGGGTACATGCTGCAGATCACCGACCCGATTATTGGCCACCTGCCCGTACTCGAGGCCGACTTCGGCCATATCACCACGCTGGCGATCAATGGCAGCAAAAGCACCCGAGGTCTCGAACCGTTTTTGCAGCGTTTTCCCAAACTGATGTATCTCGACGTGCAAACCGCCAACTTGCCACAGCTGCCGCCCGCGCTCACCACAATGCCGGTGCTGCGCCACCTGATTCTGCGCGATTGCAGCCTGCAACTCGGCGCTGCCGACCAGACATTACTGGCGTCATTGCCTGAGCTGTCGTTTCTCGACTTGCAGGACAACCCGCTGGGGACGGCCCCCGATATCCAGCCGATGACTTCACTGCGCTTCATCAATCTGAACAACACCGGCATCGCCGAGCCGCCAGCCAATCTGCTGCACCACCCGCGCCTGGTCACCGGCAAATTCGCCGGCAACCGTATCAGCGAAATGCCGGACGCGCTGTTCACGCTCAACAGCCTGCTCAGCGACGGCTTCGATTTCGCCGACAATCCGCTGAGCCCAACGTCGCGTGAGCGGGTGAAAGCCCACTACCAACGCACCTCAAAGCACTTTGGTGTGCTGCCCGAAGCAGCCGACATCAACCGCACCACGGCGCTGTTTCCGGAACTTGACCCTGCGCAGGCGACCGACGTGGTCTATCAACTGCCGGGAACACTGGAGCAGGGCCGGACGCAACTGAGCCGCTGGGAAGCCGAAATCAGTCAGATGAAAGCCGATCTGGCGCTATGGAGCCGCGACATCCCCAAACGCGATCCGTTGACCGGCCAACTGCTCAACCTCAACGAACAATCCAGCGAGCTGATGTTCCGCGAGCGATTCGCGCAGACGCTGGAACAGTTCTGGGGCAGGCGAACCGCGCACCAGCCCAGCGTCAGAAGCAAACTGCTGGAAGCAAACCTTGAGTTCATGGGCGACCTGCCAACGCTGGCCGCAGACTTCAGCCACGTCACCAGTCTGAGCCTGACCGGCAACAAAAGCGTTTCCGCCGTGACGCCATTCCTGCAACGTTTTCAGAACCTCGAAGCGCTGCATCTGCTGCATTTTGATCTGGAACCGGTATCCACTTCGCTCATTAACCTGCCGCGACTGGGCACGCTGGAACTGAAGGATTGCGGTGTAGTGATGACACCGGAAAATCAGGCTGCACTCTGCGCCTTGTCCCAACTGGAAACACTCGAACTGAGCAACAACCCGTTAGGCACGCTGCCCGACCTCAACCTGCTGCCGCAACTGAGCTATCTCGATGTGGCCAATACGGGCCTGTCCACCATGCCGAATGGCGTCATCGATCACCCGCATTTGCGCACCCTGATTTTCAGCGGCAACGCCTTCACCGAGTTACCCGCGGCCCTTTTCGAGCTGCCATCCAATCGCAGCGACGGCTTCGATTTTGCCGACAACCCGTTAACGCCAGACACCCGTGAACAGATAAAAACCTACTACCGCAAGACCGGCAACGACTTCGATGTACTGGCCGACGCGGCGGACATTGCCCTGGCCCGAGAGCTGTTCCCGTCGCTGGATGCGCAAGAGGCCAGCGACATGATTTATGACTTGCCCGGCACTCTGAGCGATGGCCATCTCCATCTCGGTCGCTGGCAAACCGAGCTCGATACCATGAGAAGCCAACTCGCCTCTTGGGCGTCTCAGGTGCCGATTCATCATCCCGTCACCGGTGAAGTGCTCACCGCCATTGAAGTGTTCGATCAGTACGCGGTGCGCTTGAGTTTCAAGCAAAAGCTGGAGGAGTTCTGGGCTCATCGCTCGGCCCTTACCGGAGCGCGCGACGTGGATTTTTCCACATCACTGCCGTTCCTGGGCGACATGCCCGTGCTCACCACGGACTTCGGCCACGTCTCGGATCTGGCCCTCAAGGGCAATCCTGCACTACGGGGCATCGAGTCGTTTCTCGAACTGTTTCCCAACGTGCAAACGCTCGAGATGCGTGACTTCGCCTTGGCCGAGTTACCCACGCCCATTGGTCGCATGTCGGAACTCAAGGACCTGACCCTGCACAATTGTCAGTTCACCCTGACCACCGACGGCCAAACCACGCTGACGGCACTGAACGCGCTTGAACGTCTGGATCTGAGTCAAAACCCGCTGACCCTGGCACCCGATCTGGCGGCGATGCCAAAACTCAATGACGTGCGCCTGTCCAACTGCGCCATAACCCAACTGCCAAAGGGTCTGGCTGATCATCCGAACCTGCGAACCGTCCTGCTCGACAACAACCGCATCACTGAATTACCCGCGGCACTTTTTCAGATGGACCTCGATCTGGCCGACGGAGTAGATCTGTACGGCAACCCGCTGTCGGCGGCCAGTCGTGAGCGGATCAAGGGGTTTTACCTCAAGCACGGCAGTGATCTGGGCATTGCAGCCGATCCCGCGGACGTGGCCCGGGCCCGCGCACTCTTTCCGGTACTGCAGGATGGCGACGCCAGCCACATGCTTTACTCTCTGCCGGGCACACTGGAGGCCGGTCGCGCCCAACTGCTGCGTTGGGAAAGCGAAATTGCCCGGATCAACCACGACCTCCGCGCCTGGACCGAAGCCATCGCCGAGACTGACCCGCAAACTGGCCAAGCGCTTAGTGCCGACGAGATCGCCAGCGAGCGTAGCGCCAGACAGGAATTCAGCAGCAAGTTGCAGCAGTTCTGGCGCCAGCGGCGCGCTGACAAACTGGATCTGCGCTCGAATACCTTTGTCGCCGATCTGACCTTCAGCGGTGATCTGCCGGCACTGTCGGCGGACTTCAGCCATGTCACGCAGTTGTCGTTGCAGGGCAAATCGACGCATAACGTCCCTGATGCTTTCCTCAACTGCTTTCCGGGTTTGTCAGGGCTGGAACTGCGCAATTTTGCCTTGGGTCGACTGCCGCAGGCGCTGACCCGGATGCCCCTGCTGCAGACCCTGGTGCTGAGCAAGTGCGGCGTAGTGTTTGACGCTCAGGCGCAAGTCGTACTGGCGGGTTTGCCCCGTCTGACGATGCTCGACCTGTACCGCAATCCACTCGACGTGGTGCCCGACCTCTCTCCCCTCAAGGCGCTGACTTACGTAGACCTCGCCGGCACGGGGATCAACAGTGTTCCGGTTGGCCTGACGCAGCTTGCCGACCTCGAAACCGCCTTGTTGAACGACAACCAAATAACGCTGCTGCCCGACGCGCTCTACAACCTGCCCAACACCATCAGCAAAGGCATTGATCTGGACAATAACCCGCTGTCATCGGCGACGCGTGAACAGATCAAAGTCTATTTCCAACGCACCGGGAGTGATCTTTGTGTATTGGCCGATCGGGCAGACATTAACCTTGCGCATGCGCTGTACCCGCAACTCTCCGAGACCCAAGCCAGCAATCTGGTCTACGGCCTGCCCGGCACATTTGCGGACGGCAGCCTTGAGCTGACACGTCGGCAAACCGAACTGGATACCCTCGGCAGAGACCTTGAAGCCTGGATGAACTCAGCGGTACTCGACCCTGTCACCCAACTGCCCCTGGAAGTCGAGCCGCTGCTGCAAGAGCAGTACAAAAGAATGCAATTGAAGGTCAGCCTGGAGGACGCCTGGCGTCGCAAGTCATCCGCGACCCAATCGGAATTTGCCTTGAACCTGGAGATGTCGTTCATCGGTGACCTGCCAACCTTGAGAGCGGACTTCGGGCACGTTCTTGAACTGGAACTGAACAGCACGGCTGCCATCGCCCCCCGTGCCCAGGGCTGGCTCGCCCGGTTCCCCAATCTGCTGAGCCTGAAAATGGGCGGCATTCAACTGAACAGCATCCCCGTCGAAGTGTTCGGCCTGGAAAAACTCACGCGGCTGAATCTGCCCGAATGCAACATCAGCCTGACGGAAGAAGCCGCGACCGCGCTGGGTGCCCTCGAAGATCTGCAAAACCTGAACTTGCGCAACAACCCCTTGGGACGGGCGCCAGACATTGATCGCATGAAGCAACTGAGTCATCTGGACTTGAGCAATACCGGACTCACCGAGACGTGGCCGGCGCTGTTCGAAAGGATCAGCCTTAGCCACGTCGATCTTTCCGACAACGCGATCAGCGAGTTGCCGCTCGAGCTTTTACGCGGCGACCATCGGCTGAGCGCCGACTTCAACTTCAGTGGTAATCCGTTATCGGAACTGGCGCGCCAACGGCTTGCCGACTATGCCCAAGTGCGGGAAGCCAGGCTGGATGCACCGCGACTGTGGCGCCAGCAAATTGCCGAGCTGGACGACGACTTCGATTCCTCATCGTCCATAGCATCTGATGAAGCGTCGGAATCGCTGCCCTCACTGGATTAA
- a CDS encoding aspartate aminotransferase family protein: MSVEHAAVQRADFDQVMVPNYAPAAFIPVRGAGSRVWDQAGRELIDFAGGIAVNVLGHAHPALVGALTEQANKLWHVSNVFTNEPALRLAHKLIDATFAERVFFCNSGAEANEAAFKLARRVAFDRFGSEKYEIIAALNSFHGRTLFTVNVGGQSKYSDGFGPKITGITHVPYNDLAALKAAVSDKTCAVVLEPIQGEGGVLPAELAYLQGARELCDANNALLVFDEVQTGMGRSGKLFAYQHYGVTPDILTSAKSLGGGFPIAAMLTTEALAKHLVVGTHGTTYGGNPLACAVAEAVIDVINTPEVLNGVNAKHDRFKTRLEQIGEKYGLFTQVRGLGLLIGCVLSDAWKGKAKDIFNAAEKEGLMILQAGPDVIRFAPSLVVEDADIEAGLDRFERAAAKLTQA, translated from the coding sequence ATGTCCGTTGAGCACGCTGCGGTACAACGCGCCGATTTCGACCAGGTAATGGTTCCCAACTACGCGCCTGCCGCTTTTATTCCGGTGCGTGGCGCCGGTTCCCGCGTCTGGGACCAGGCCGGCCGCGAGCTGATCGACTTCGCCGGCGGCATCGCCGTCAACGTATTGGGCCACGCGCACCCGGCGCTGGTCGGTGCCTTGACCGAACAAGCGAACAAGCTGTGGCACGTCTCCAACGTGTTCACCAACGAACCGGCCCTGCGTCTGGCGCACAAGCTGATCGACGCCACGTTCGCCGAGCGCGTGTTCTTCTGCAACTCCGGCGCTGAAGCCAACGAGGCCGCTTTCAAGCTGGCCCGTCGCGTTGCGTTCGACCGTTTCGGCAGCGAGAAGTACGAGATCATCGCCGCGCTGAACAGCTTCCACGGTCGTACCCTGTTCACCGTTAACGTCGGTGGTCAGTCGAAATACTCCGACGGTTTCGGCCCGAAAATCACCGGCATCACCCACGTGCCGTACAACGATCTGGCCGCACTGAAAGCTGCGGTTTCCGACAAGACCTGCGCCGTGGTTCTGGAACCGATCCAGGGCGAGGGCGGCGTGCTGCCGGCCGAACTGGCGTACCTGCAAGGTGCCCGCGAACTGTGCGACGCGAACAACGCGTTGCTGGTGTTCGACGAAGTGCAGACCGGCATGGGCCGCAGCGGCAAGCTGTTCGCCTACCAGCATTACGGCGTGACCCCGGACATCCTCACCAGCGCCAAGAGCCTGGGCGGCGGTTTCCCGATCGCGGCGATGCTGACCACCGAAGCACTGGCCAAACATCTGGTCGTCGGCACCCACGGCACCACCTACGGCGGCAACCCGCTGGCGTGCGCCGTCGCCGAAGCGGTGATCGACGTGATCAACACCCCGGAAGTGCTCAACGGCGTCAACGCCAAGCACGACAGGTTCAAGACCCGTCTTGAGCAGATCGGCGAGAAGTACGGCCTGTTCACGCAGGTGCGTGGCCTCGGTCTGCTGATCGGTTGCGTGTTGAGCGATGCCTGGAAAGGCAAGGCCAAGGACATCTTCAATGCCGCTGAAAAAGAAGGCCTGATGATTCTGCAAGCCGGCCCGGACGTGATCCGTTTCGCCCCGAGCCTGGTGGTCGAAGACGCCGACATCGAAGCCGGTCTGGACCGCTTCGAACGCGCTGCTGCAAAACTGACGCAAGCCTGA
- the astA gene encoding arginine N-succinyltransferase encodes MIVRPVRSSDLSALIDLARSTGTGLTTLPANEERLTHRVGWAEKTFRGEAGRGDADYLFVLEDDDGRVVGISAIAGAVGLREPWYNFRVGLTVSASQELNIYREIPTLFLANDLTGNSELCSLFLHADYRNGLNGRMLSKARMLFIAEFPELFGNKIIAEMRGVSDEAGRSPFWESLGRHFFKMEFSQADYLTGVGNKAFIAELMPKFPLYTCFLSEDARGVIGQVHPDTEPALAMLKGEGFSYQGYVDIFDAGPAIECETSKIRAVRDSEALVLAVGTPGDDATPFIIHNRKREDCRITAAPARLAAGTLVVDPQTAKRLQLNAGDQVRAVALSAARESK; translated from the coding sequence ATGATTGTTCGTCCCGTACGCAGCAGCGATTTATCCGCGCTGATCGACCTGGCCCGCAGCACCGGCACCGGCCTGACCACATTGCCGGCCAACGAAGAGCGCCTGACCCACCGGGTCGGCTGGGCCGAGAAGACCTTTCGCGGCGAAGCCGGCCGTGGCGATGCGGACTACCTGTTCGTGCTCGAAGACGACGACGGTCGCGTGGTGGGGATTTCCGCCATCGCCGGCGCAGTCGGTCTGCGTGAGCCTTGGTACAACTTCCGTGTCGGCCTGACCGTCAGCGCCTCGCAGGAGCTGAACATTTATCGCGAGATCCCGACGCTGTTTCTCGCCAACGACCTGACCGGCAACTCTGAACTGTGCTCGCTGTTCCTCCACGCCGATTACCGCAACGGCCTCAACGGTCGCATGCTGTCCAAGGCGCGGATGCTGTTCATCGCTGAATTCCCTGAGCTGTTCGGCAACAAGATCATCGCCGAGATGCGCGGTGTGTCGGATGAAGCCGGGCGTTCACCGTTCTGGGAAAGCCTGGGCCGGCATTTCTTCAAGATGGAATTCAGCCAGGCCGATTACCTGACTGGTGTCGGCAACAAGGCTTTCATCGCTGAACTGATGCCGAAGTTTCCGCTGTACACCTGCTTCCTCTCCGAAGATGCGCGTGGCGTGATCGGTCAGGTTCACCCGGACACCGAGCCGGCGTTGGCGATGCTCAAGGGCGAAGGTTTCAGCTATCAAGGCTACGTCGACATCTTCGACGCCGGTCCTGCAATCGAATGCGAAACCAGCAAGATCCGCGCAGTGCGTGACAGTGAAGCGCTGGTGCTGGCCGTGGGCACGCCGGGTGACGACGCCACGCCGTTCATCATCCATAACCGCAAGCGCGAAGACTGCCGCATCACTGCCGCTCCGGCGCGTCTGGCCGCCGGTACGCTGGTGGTTGATCCGCAAACCGCCAAACGTCTTCAACTCAACGCTGGCGATCAAGTGCGCGCCGTGGCGTTGTCTGCTGCCCGGGAGTCGAAATAA
- the aruF gene encoding arginine/ornithine succinyltransferase subunit alpha: protein MLVMRPAQMADLGEVQRLAADSPIGVTSLPDDVERLSDKIAASEASFAAEVSFNGEESYFFVLEDSATGKLVGCSAIVASAGYSEPFYSFRNETFVHASRELKIHNKIHVLSQCHDLTGNSLLTSFYVQRELVGSPWSELNSRGRLLFVASHPERFADSVVTEIVGYSDENGDSPFWDAIGRNFFDLNYAEAERLCGLKSRTFLAELMPHYPIYVPLLPDSAQEAMGQVHPRAQITFDILMREGFETDHYIDIFDGGPTLHARVSGIRSIAQSRVVPVKIGEPVKGAGRQYLVANAQLQDYRAVLLELDYAPGKPVTLDLEAAEALGVGEGASVRLVAV, encoded by the coding sequence ATGCTGGTGATGCGCCCTGCGCAAATGGCTGATCTGGGCGAGGTACAGCGTCTGGCTGCGGACAGCCCGATTGGTGTCACTTCCTTGCCGGATGACGTGGAACGCCTGAGCGACAAGATCGCCGCGAGCGAAGCCTCGTTCGCCGCCGAAGTGAGCTTCAACGGTGAAGAGAGCTACTTCTTCGTCCTTGAGGACAGCGCCACCGGCAAACTGGTCGGCTGCTCGGCCATCGTCGCTTCGGCCGGTTACTCGGAGCCGTTCTACAGCTTCCGTAACGAAACTTTCGTCCACGCCTCCCGCGAGCTGAAGATCCACAACAAGATCCACGTGCTTTCGCAGTGCCACGACCTGACCGGCAACAGCTTGCTGACCAGTTTCTACGTGCAGCGCGAACTGGTGGGTTCGCCGTGGTCCGAGCTCAATTCCCGTGGCCGTCTGTTGTTCGTTGCCAGCCACCCCGAGCGTTTCGCCGATTCAGTGGTGACCGAGATCGTCGGTTACAGCGACGAGAACGGTGACTCGCCGTTCTGGGACGCCATCGGTCGCAACTTCTTCGACCTCAATTACGCCGAGGCCGAGCGCCTGTGCGGCCTGAAGAGCCGTACGTTCCTCGCCGAACTGATGCCGCATTACCCGATCTACGTGCCGTTGCTGCCGGACTCCGCTCAAGAAGCGATGGGCCAGGTGCACCCGCGTGCGCAGATCACCTTCGACATCCTGATGCGCGAAGGCTTCGAAACCGATCACTACATCGACATCTTCGACGGTGGCCCGACCCTGCATGCGCGTGTTTCGGGGATCCGTTCGATCGCCCAGAGCCGCGTGGTGCCAGTGAAGATCGGTGAGCCGGTCAAAGGTGCCGGGCGCCAGTATCTGGTGGCCAACGCGCAGTTGCAGGATTACCGCGCCGTGCTGCTTGAGCTCGATTACGCGCCGGGCAAACCGGTGACTCTGGATCTGGAAGCGGCCGAAGCCCTGGGCGTCGGTGAAGGTGCCAGCGTGCGCCTGGTGGCGGTTTAA